In Pyrus communis chromosome 1, drPyrComm1.1, whole genome shotgun sequence, the following are encoded in one genomic region:
- the LOC137735232 gene encoding V-type proton ATPase 16 kDa proteolipid subunit-like yields MASSTFSGDETAPFFGFLGAAAALVFSCMGAAYGTAKSGVGVASMGVMRPELVMKSIVPVVMAGVLGIYGLIIAVIISTGINPKAKSYYLFDGYAHLSSGLACGLAGLSAGMAIGIVGDAGVRANAQQPKLFVGMILILIFAEALALYGLIVGIILSSRSGQSRAD; encoded by the exons ATGGCGTCATCCACCTTCAGCGGCGACGAAACGGCACCGTTCTTCGGCTTTCTTGGCGCGGCGGCCGCCCTCGTCTTTTCCT GCATGGGAGCGGCGTACGGGACGGCGAAGAGTGGCGTGGGAGTGGCGTCGATGGGGGTGATGAGGCCGGAGCTGGTGATGAAGTCGATTGTTCCGGTTGTTATGGCGGGAGTGTTGGGTATCTACGGTTTGATCATTGCTGTGATTATCAGCACTGGGATTAACCCAAAGGCCAAATCTTACTACCTCTTCGATGGGTACGCCCACCTCTCCTCCGGTCTCGCTTGTGGACTCGCCGGACTTTCCGCCGGAATGGCCATCGGCATCGTCGGCGATGCCGGTGTTAG GGCAAACGCACAACAGCCCAAGCTTTTTGTTGGGATGATTCTCATTCTCATCTTTGCTGAAGCTTTGGCTTTGTACGGTCTTATTGTCGGTATCATCCTTTCATCCCGATCTGGACAGTCCAGAGCAGATTAG
- the LOC137712340 gene encoding AAA-ATPase At3g50940-like, which produces MEPGLMRMIVEELDRIVRREFYKVVKAWKRGYLLYGPPGTGKSSLIVATANYLKFDVYDLELSSMHMDLELKNILLSTEHRSILVVEDIDCSIDMQNQESEEQTEEPTTKLTLGLLNFIDGHYIREQVESRGIEVTWAGVAEELMKRDDADVALGGLVNFLKCKSVENEEGEKAKKTNV; this is translated from the exons ATGGAACCGGGGCTTATGAGAATGATTGTTGAGGAGCTGGATAGGATTGTGAGGAGGGAGTTTTACAAGGTGGTCAAGGCTTGGAAAAGAGGCTACTTGTTGTATGGTCCTCCCGGCACTGGAAAATCTAGCTTGATCGTGGCCACAGCGAATTATCTCAAGTTTGATGTGTATGATTTGGAGCTTTCTAGTATGCACATGGAccttgaattgaagaatatcttGTTGTCTACTGAACATCGTTCGATTTTGGTGGTTGAGGATATTGATTGCAGCATTGATATGCAAAATCAAGAATCGGAGGAACAAACTGAGGAGCCTACCACCAAGCTCACACTAGGCTTGCTCAATTTCATAGATGGTCACTATATTCGTGAGCAGGTTGAATCCAGG GGCATAGAGGTCACCTGGGCAGGGGTTGCAGAGGAGCTCATGAAGAGGGATGATGCTGATGTTGCCCTTGGAGGACTTGTCAATTTCCTTAAATGCAAGAGCGTCGAGAATGAAGAAGGAGAGAAGGCGAAAAAGACTAATGTGTAG
- the LOC137710856 gene encoding kinesin-like protein KIN-7E, with amino-acid sequence MVAIGGEEPMQEPAGHRERILVSVRLRPLVEKETARNDVSDWECINDTTIIYRNNLSVSERSMYPTAYSFDRVFGTDCSTRRVYEEGAKRVAISVVSGINSSIFAYGQTSSGKTYTMSGITDYAVADIYDYIEKHTEREFNLKFSAMEIYNESVKDLLSADTTPLRLLDDPERGTIVEKLTEETLTDWNHFKELLCICEAQRQIGETALNEASSRSHQILRLVIESSAREFLGYDKSSSLTAVVNFVDLAGSERASQTLSAGTRLKEGCHINRSLLTLGTVIRKLSKGRSGHVPYRDSKLTRILQSSLGGNARTAIICTMSPAHSHVEQSRNTLLFASCAKEVTTSAQVNVVMSDKALVKHLQKELTRLENELRGSGHRIVSADSSTLLREKDLQIEKLKKDVSELTQQRDLAQSQVKDLVQVLGDDKPSEEDLERYYPKLRVRNSWDFEMQKAGAPVLAISRRQANSVRSFGTSQYSDGDSRTSSEETMFQLRDLEENFMHTDSSRRLSDGIPNFADGIPLQEESKEQSDGNSEDLCKEVRCIEMEESGTNRYTASNISDSSASRYQNSNMSSPVANTATSGLTTVGNGDGTNQELESPLPKQKGFVVPSSERTPQWLPEKEMFVPSVLMLRRSRSCKARLMTNSSPWWFELVKKNESTPATEFEKSFIGRPEGFQKKLPSLNYGAETESLSRTARSAAIGDSKAQDTKSTADDKITESQCNTQLADSMVPEMDSMPIPSPRDVKDVGLDPMPIDDENPSRWTSEFNKLQREIIELWDACNVSLVHRTYFFLLFKGDPSDSIYMEVELRRLSFLKDTFSRGNQTFEDGQTLTPASSMKALTSERDLLSKQMRRRLSEDERNNLYLKWGISLHSKHRRLQLANLLWSKTQNLDHIMDSATIVAKLVGSVEPEQAFKEMFGLRFAPRDTIAKRKSHFWSESFKSLV; translated from the exons ATGGTGGCCATTGGTGGCGAGGAACCAATGCAAGAGCCGGCTGGCCACAGGGAGAGAATACTTGTTTCAGTCCGGCTGCGGCCTCTGGTTGAGAAGGAGACTGCTAGAAATGATGTGTCGGATTGGGAATGCATTAATGACACCACTATCATATACAGGAACAATCTTTCAGTTTCCGAACGCTCCATGTACCCAACTGCCTATTCATTTG ACAGAGTATTTGGGACTGACTGCTCAACAAGGCGGGTGTACGAAGAAGGAGCCAAGAGAGTTGCTATTTCAGTTGTCAGCGGTATAAACT CAAGTATCTTTGCATATGGACAAACAAGCAGTGGAAAGACGTATACCATGAGTGGCATTACTGATTACGCTGTTGCCGACATATATGACTACATAGAGAAG CACACGGAGAGAGAATTCAATTTGAAGTTCTCTGCCATGGAGATCTACAACGAATCTGTTAAGGACCTCCTTAGTGCAGATACCACTCCGCTTAGACTTCTAGATGATCCAGAG AGAGGTACAATTGTTGAGAAACTCACCGAGGAAACTCTAACGGACTGGAACCATTTCAAAGAACTTCTATGTATCTGCGAAG CTCAAAGACAGATAGGGGAAACAGCCCTAAATGAAGCAAGCTCCAGATCTCATCAGATTCTCAGATTG GTAATTGAAAGTTCAGCACGTGAGTTTCTTGGCTACGACAAATCAAGCTCTCTTACAGCTGTTGTG AACTTTGTCGATCTTGCTGGAAGTGAACGTGCATCCCAGACGTTATCAGCTGGAACAAGGTTGAAAGAGGGTTGCCACATAAATCGCAGTTTACTAACTCTGGGCACTGTTATCCGTAAGCTCAG CAAGGGAAGAAGTGGGCATGTTCCTTACAGAGATTCAAAGCTAACCCGCATACTGCAGTCCTCGTTGGGAGGAAATGCTAGAACTGCCATCATCTGTACCATGAGTCCTGCACATAGCCATGTTGAGCAATCAAGAAATACCCTCTTATTTGCGAGCTGTGCTAAAGAAGTGACAACAAGCGCACAGGTTAACGTGGTCATGTCAGATAAAGCATTGGTGAAGCATTTGCAGAAAGAATTGACTAGACTAGAGAATGAGCTGAGAGGTTCAGGACACAGAATTGTTTCAGCTGATTCTTCAACATTACTGAGAGAAAAGGACCTTCAGATTGAAAAG CTCAAGAAAGATGTATCGGAGCTAACTCAGCAACGAGACCTTGCTCAATCTCAGGTTAAGGATCTGGTGCAAGTGCTTGGAGATGATAAACCATCAGAA GAGGATCTGGAACGTTATTACCCCAAACTACGTGTGCGAAATTCATGGGACTTTGAAATGCAAAAGGCAGGGGCGCCTGTTCTGGCCATCTCTCGCAGACAAGCCAACAGTGTGAGATCTTTTGGCACCTCTCAGTATTCTGATGGGGACAGTAGGACAAGTTCAGAGGAGACAATGTTCCAACTTCGCGACTTGGAAGAAAATTTCATGCACACTGATTCCTCCCGGCGGTTATCAGATGGCATTCCTAATTTTGCTGACGGTATTCCGCTTCAAGAGGAGAGCAAGGAACAGTCTGATGGAAATTCGGAGGATCTCTGCAAGGAAGTTCGCTGTATTGAAATGGAAGAGTCTGGCACAAACAGATACACAGCATCAAATATATCGGATTCAAGTGCTAGCAGATACCAAAACTCAAATATGTCGTCTCCTGTAGCAAACACAGCTACCTCAGGACTGACAACGGTCGGAAATGGAGATGGCACAAATCAGGAATTGGAGTCACCCCTACCTAAACAAAAAGGTTTTGTAGTTCCATCTTCTGAAAGGACACCTCAATGGCTTCCCGAGAAAGAAATGTTTGTCCCCTCGGTTTTGATGTTAAGGAGGAGTAGAAGTTGCAAAGCAAGGCTTATGACTAATTCGTCGCCATGGTGGTTTGAGTTGGTGAAGAAGAATGAGAGCACACCGGCTACTGAGTTTGAGAAAAGTTTTATAGGAAGACCCGAGGGTTTCCAAAAGAAACTTCCTTCATTGAACTATGGTGCTGAGACTGAAAGTCTATCACGAACTGCAAGAAGTGCTGCTATTGGTGACAGTAAAGCACAGGATACAAAATCCACAGCTGATGATAAGATAACTGAAAGCCAATGCAATACCCAACTTGCTGATTCTATG GTACCGGAGATGGACTCAATGCCCATACCATCTCCAAGGGATGTAAAAGATGTTGGCTTGGACCCAATGCCCATTGATGACGAAAACCCTTCAAGGTGGACTTCAGAATTCAACAAGCTGCAAAGAGAGATCATTGAACTTTGGGATGCCTGCAACGTGTCATTGGTTCACAGGACTTACTTCTTCCTCCTATTTAAAGGTGACCCAAGTGATTCTATTTACATGGAGGTTGAGCTCAGGAGATTGTCCTTCCTCAAAGACACATTTTCGCGTGGAAATCAGACTTTCGAAGATGGCCAAACTCTGACACCCGCTTCGAG CATGAAGGCTTTGACCAGTGAGAGAGACTTGCTGAGCAAGCAAATGCGAAGGCGACTCTCTGAGGATGAAAGAAATAACCTCTATCTAAAGTGGGGTATCAGTCTACATTCCAAGCATAGGCGGTTGCAATTGGCAAACCTCCTGTGGAGTAAAACACAAAACCTGGACCATATCATGGATAGTGCCACAATTGTTGCAAAGTTGGTAGGTTCAGTAGAGCCCGAGCAAGCATTCAAGGAGATGTTTGGACTCAGATTTGCACCGCGAGATACTATCGCCAAGCGGAAATCTCACTTTTGGTCAGAAAGTTTCAAGTCTCTTGTGTAA
- the LOC137712430 gene encoding uncharacterized protein has translation MVQPGSTVPTKIRESTRFYPYSKDCVGAIDGTHIPAMVSGLEVASYRDRHGKISQNVLATCNFDLEFIYILCGWEGSAHDSKLLHNAASRRNRHKVLEEDDEYEVEENDDELGNQTQEQQRQIANAWRASIATNMRTYTMSNSIQR, from the exons ATGGTTCAACCTGGATCCACAGTGCCAACTAAAATAAGAGAAAGTACAAGATTTTACCCTTATTCTAAG GATTGTGTTGGAGCTATTGATGGAACACATATACCAGCAATGGTATCGGGACTTGAAGTAGCTAGCTATCGTGATCGTCATGGTAAAATATCACAAAATGTATTAGCTACTTGTAACTTTGATTTGGAATTCATATATATTCTTTGCGGATGGGAGGGTTCAGCTCATGACTCCAAACTATTACATAATGCCGCATCAAGGAGGAATAGACATAAAGTGCTAGAAG AAGATGATGAATATGAAGTTGAAGAAAATGATGATGAACTAGGTAATCAAACTCAAGAGCAACAACGACAGATTGCTAATGCATGGAGAGCTAGCATAGCTACAAATATGAGGACATATACTATGAGTAATAGCATTCAAAGATGA
- the LOC137712516 gene encoding LOW QUALITY PROTEIN: uncharacterized protein (The sequence of the model RefSeq protein was modified relative to this genomic sequence to represent the inferred CDS: substituted 3 bases at 3 genomic stop codons) yields the protein MKTLKGXFQSICXLFRHSSGFGXDPVTKKFIASNEVWEGFLRLKEITEMDWAMILMPQHIELKKRKKKKEMEKKEEEKKEEEKNNNVWDAIKETPNLDASSCYKAVALVQKLGMKKEFLKMTP from the exons ATGAAAACATTGAAGGGTTGATTTCAATCAATTTGCTAGCTTTTTAGACACAGTTCTGGATTTGGTTGAGACCCTGTCACAAAGAAGTTCATAGCTAGTAATGAAGTATGGGAAGGTTTCCTTAGg CTAAAGGAAATAACTGAAATGGATTGGGCGATGATACTGATGCCACAACATATAGAGTTGAAGAAA aggaaaaaaaaaaaagaaatggagaaaaaagaagaggagaaaaaagaagaagagaaaaacaacAATGTTTGGGATGCTATCAAAGAGACTCCAAACTTGGATGCTTCTAGTTGTTACAAAGCAGTTGCGTTGGTTCAAAAATTGGGAATGAAAAAAGAGTTCTTGAAAATGACACCATAA